The Rhizoctonia solani chromosome 4, complete sequence genome contains a region encoding:
- a CDS encoding WD40 repeat protein — protein MAMMGLSGFGKQTKKRTVDVVARYESTKRAEPTAEKGELKGDENPAAKRARVGENVPEVEQDDEVGPVPHPSLANKGDAGKVDESDDEQDEGAEDSDPDDESTFPITHEITLKDHTKVVSALAVDPSGARVVTGSHDYDVKLWDFGGMDARFKPFRSWEPAESYMYVHDLKYSNAGDKFLVISGTSQAKLYERDGEEVATFIKGDPYIRDMKNTAGHVGELTACAWHPKESNLFITSSYDSTIRKERGTRTKVMSCTYSRDGKMIAGACLDGALHIWNTNSNFVRPSLSIEGAHVKDTETGSVTFALDGYTVLTRGGDDTVKLWDTRSFKKPVTTATDVPTLYPGTSAIFSPDEKYIVTGAAAIPGRQPGRLLFMPRHGASGENGLKPARSVILGEKVSAVKVVWHSKINQVLASLSDGSVRVLYSPNASTNGAKLCVTRAPKKVTIEDISAALRDAPILTPHALPMFKEDEGRSGQRRRDKDRSDAVKTRKPMPPVNGPGRGGRVGASATQHIVQHMFRDTSRDEDPREALLKYATKEGEDLRWTQAWKDSGNVFAEVEEEEKEEGA, from the exons ATGGCAATGATGGGACTGTCCGGGTTTGGTAAGCAAACCAAGAAGCGGACTGTTGACGTTGTGGCACGGTACGAGTCGACGAAACGGGCTGAACCG ACTGCGGAGAAAGGCGAACTCAAGGGGGATGAAAACCCGGCTGCTAAGCGCGCACGCGTTGGTGAGAATGTGCCAGAGGTGGAACAGGATGATGAGGTGGGGCCTGTGCCTCATCCGTCTTTGGCAAACAAGGGAGATGCGGGCAAAGTCGACGAGAGCGACGATGAGCAAGACGAGGGCGCTGAAGACTCGGACCCCGATGACGAGTCGACTTTCCCAATTACGCACGAAATCACCCTCAAGGATCATACCAAA GTTGTGTCGGCACTTGCAGTTGACCCTTCCGGTGCCCGTGTTGTCACCGGCTCGCACGATTACGATGTCAAATTATGGGATTTTGGTGGTATGGATGCTCGATTCAAGCCGTTTAGGAGTTGGGAGCCAGCCGAAAGTTACATGTAT GTCCATGATCTCAAATACTCCAATGCCGGAGACAAGTTTTTAGTTATTTCTGGGACGAGCCAAGCCAAGCTGTATGAGCGAGACGGCGAAGAAGT TGCAACTTTCATCAAAGGAGACCCATACATCCGCGATATGAAAAACACCGC TGGCCACGTTGGGGAGCTCACAGCATGTGCCTGGCATCCAAAAGAATCTAATCTGTTTATCACATCTTCATACGATTCGACCATTCG CAAGGAGCGGGGGACGCGGACCAAAGTCATGTCCTGCACCTACTCGCGCGATGGGAAAATGATTGCGGGAG CGTGCTTGGACGGGGCGTTACATATCTGGAACACGAACAGCAATTTTGTGCGCCCGAGTCTGAGTATCGAGGGTGCACATGTGAAAGATACGGAAACGGGGTCGGTGACGTTTGCGCTCGATGGATATACGGTCTTGACTCGGGGAGGGGACGATACAGTCAAAC TGTGGGATACACGGTCGTTCAAGAAACCCGTAACGACGGCGACGGATGTTCCTACATTGTACCCTGGAACAAGTGCGATTTTCTCCCCGGATGAGAAGTACATTGTCACCGGAGCGGCGGCGATCCCGGGACGACAGCCCGGTCGGCTGCTGTTTATGCCCCGACATGGAGCCTCGGGTGAGAACGGACTCAAGCCCGCGCGGTCTGTCATACTGGGGGAAAAAGTGAGCGCGGTCAAGGTTGTCTGGCATTCGAAAATCAACCAG GTTCTAGCGTCGCTTTCAGATGGTTCGGTACGGGTACTATACTCGCCTAATGCGTCTACCAATGGAGCCAAGTTGTGTGTGACGCGGGCACCGAAGAAAGTTACCATCGAAGACATCAGCGCGGCGCTGCGGGATGCTCCCATCCTCACGCCACATGCGCTGCCAATGTTCAAGGAAGACGAGGGCAG GAGCGGACAGCGCAGACGCGACAAGGACCGCTCGGATGCGGTCAAGACGCGCAAGCCAATGCCCCCAGTCAATGGACCCGGACGCGGTGGACGAGTCGGTGCAAGCGCGACGCAGCACATTGTGCAACACATGTTCCGGGATACATCGCGCGACGAGGAC CCACGCGAGGCGTTGCTCAAGTACGCGACCAAGGAAGGCGAGGATCTTAGGTGGACCCAAG CATGGAAGGATTCTGGGAATGTATTTGCAGaggttgaggaggaggagaagGAAGAGGGCGCGTAG
- a CDS encoding bromodomain associated protein: MSDASMSPALMNPPADTVDTGLGYPGDDDDETATRNESPPVTTPADHDVHPPTKPDPADTDMDPVDGAVAAETPATAAPEPVAVEGHVQELERKRELPVDETEHVAKRARSDASGSQPVPTPPSSMLPVAMDPNPLAAYTTFQEPPPPPYTGPTMLTPTQHKFCVSTVRTLKRLKDAVPFLRPVDPIALNVPHYPIVIKRPMDFSTIETKLQNSNPNKNPEPLAPRYRTTDDFVGDVRQIFQNCYLFNGPEHFISSQARRLEDILDKQLKQMPADEESSRTETPPPKKTPVPPARRLYAPPQARDPPPAPKDLPYTDPASAKRLRKGKGRNGERDDGTADQLRYCMKILLDFNKKSLYQVASPFYEPVDSNYVPNYYKVIKKPMDLSTMRRKLESNEYPNANAFHNDFKLMMRNCQQFNPPGTVVYIAGQEMDRIFKEKWKNLPPSVNPLPKRKTMLVAVRKRVTARTLTVSLFLTSCLFFSNNLILVAIAMMESQIESIKDNLNALKAKKKKEKEKGAKSTASPVVPPKEKKPAPAPVPKKVPPKKPATYAPPAYQPSPGPSRRTGTGTGSDTEKNISTMSFEQKKELSTTIESLSGDKLERSFKSSMRSSEEIELDIESLTPAVLTKLWNFVVKPQQQKRAAGAAATGGVKRKSMDEEVESARIRKLQEQLNKFDPGAAAAMANENYDDDARSSNGSGSDSDSGSDSD, from the exons ATGTCCGACGCGTCAATGTCGCCGGCCCTCATGAACCCCCCTGCGGACACTGTGGACACTGGTCTGGGCTATCCGGgggacgacgacgacgagacCGCCACCCGCAACGAGTCGCCCCCGGTCACCACGCCCGCCGACCACGATGTGCACCCGCCGACCAAGCCGGACCCCGCGGACACCGACATGGACCCCGTGGATGGCGCCGTCGCTGCCGAGACCCCTGCCACTGCTGCCCCAGAGCCAGTCGCCGTCGAGGGTCACGTGCAAGAACTCGAACGTAAGCGTGAGCTACCCGTCGATGAGACTGAGCACGTTGCCAAACGAGCCCGCAGCGACGCCAGTGGGAGCCAG CCTGTGCCCACTCCGCCGTCGTCGATGCTGCCTGTGGCTATGGACCCGAACCCACTTGCTGCTTACACCACCTTCCAGGAGCCGCCGCCACCGCCATACACAGGGCCGACGATGCTGACACCGACACAACACAAGTTCTGTGTGTCGACGGTGCGGACTCTGAAGCGGCTCAAGGACGCAGTTCCGTTCCTTCGGCCTGTGGATCCGATTGCGCTCAACGTCCCCCACTACCCCATTGTCATCAAGCGCCCGATGGACTTCTCGACCATCGAGACCAAGCTACAGAACAGCAATCCAAACAAGAACCCAGAGCCCCTGGCACCGCGGTACCGCACAACTGACGACTTTGTGGGCGATGTGCGCCAGATCTTCCAGAACTGCTATCTGTTCAATGGGCCTGAGCATTTCATTAGTTCCCAGGCAAGGCGTCTTGAAGACATACTCGACAAGCAGCTGAAGCAGATGCCGGCTGACGAGGAG TCCTCCCGCACTGAGACCCCACCACCCAAAAAGACCCCGGTCCCCCCTGCTCGCC GACTATATGCCCCGCCCCAAGCGCGAGATCCACCCCCGGCCCCCAAAGACCTTCCTTACACGGACCCCGCGTCTGCCAAGCGTCTTCGCAAAGGCAAGGGCCGCAACGGCGAGCGCGATGACGGCACTGCCGACCAACTGCGCTACTGCATGAAGATCCTTCTTGACTTTAACAAGAAGTCTCTTTATCAAGTAGCCAGTCCCTTTTACGAGCCAGTCGACTCCAACTATGTCCCCAACTACTACAAGGTCATCAAGAAGCCTATGGATCTGTCCACCATGCGTCGCAAACTCGAGAGCAACGAGTACCCCAATGCCAATGCCTTCCACAACGACTTCAAGTTGATGATGCGCAACTGCCAACAGTTCAACCCCCCGGGCACTGTCGTATACATTGCCGGGCAAGAGATGGACCGCATCTTCAAGGAAAAGTGGAAGAACCTCCCACCCTCCGTCAACCCACTCccgaagaggaagacgaTGCTGGTAGCAGTGAGGAAGAGGGTAACCGCGAGGACACTGACTGTGAGCTTATTTCTCACTTCATGTCTCTTCTTCTCTAACAATCTCATTCTAGTGGCCATCGCCATGATGGAGTCTCAGATTGAGAGCATCAAGGACAACTTGAACGCCTTGAAggccaagaagaagaaggaaaaggaaaaggggGCCAAGTCCACTGCTTCTCCCGTCGTTCCGCccaaggagaagaagccGGCGCCCGCCCCTGTCCCGAAGAAGGTTCCTCCCAAGAAGCCAGCGACCTACGCTCCTCCTGCTTATCAACCCTCGCCCGGCCCGAGCCGT CGCACCGGAACCGGAACTGGCTCGGATACGGAGAAGAACATTTCGACCATGTCCTTTGAGCAAAAGAAGGAGCTCTCCACTACCATTGAATCTCTCAGCGGCGACAAGCTCGAACGGTCATTCAAATCATCTATGAGG TCGAGCGAAGAGATCGAGCTGGATATCGAATCTCTGACTCCAGCGGTATTGACCAAGCTCTGGAACTTTGTTGTCAAACCCCAACAACAAAAGCGTGCTGCC GGCGCAGCGGCAACGGGCGGTGTCAAGCGCAAGAGCATGGACGAAGAGGTCGAGAGTGCTCGAATTCGCAAACTCCAGGAGCAACTGAATAAGTTTGATCCTGGTGCTGCTGCCGCCATGGCCAACGAGAACTATGATGACGATGCCCGTTCGTCCAATGGCTCGGGATCGGACTCGGACTCGGGCAGCGACTCGGACTGA